From Longimicrobium sp.:
ACGACCCCGCCGCGATGAACAGCGCGAAGCACATGCGCCACAGGTGCCGTGCGAGCCGAGCCGTCCCCTGGAGGCCGTGCGACCGGATCACCCTGAGATCCGAGACGCCCGCCAGCAGTGCGACCGCGCCGTTCATGAAGATCGGGGCGGCCGGGACCCCGTCCCTCGTGCCGCCGCGACTCGCGAGCGCCTGGAACCCTATGAGGACGAGGCCCACGCCGACTCCCATCGCGAGCAGCATGAGGCCGGAGTCCAGCCGGCGCGACGCCGCGGTGGATGGGCGGACGGTGGTCAGCGCGGTGATCACCAGGTAGGCCGCCAGCAACCCCCCGAGCACCGAGCCCTCCACCCCCCGCACGGCCGCCATCACCGTTGCGCTGATCCCCATCGCGACCATCGCGCAGACGAAGAGCAGCCCGCTCTTGCGATGCACCCGCGCCCCCTTCGCCGAGAAGAGCGCGACGTAGCCCGCGACGAGCGCCAGCCCACCCCCGAGGATATGTACCAGCAGCATCGTTCGCACGGACGTCCTCCCGATGGGGTGTTTCGCGGTGACGGGTGCCGGGCGGTCTGCGACTCGCCTCAGCGCCGCGCGTTCCTCCGCGCCGGCAGCGGCCGCATCACCTTTTCCAGCACCGCGCGGGCGGCGCGGCGGCCGATCTCCTCGCCCGCCTCGTTGGAGAAGCGGTAGTGGACGCCACCGTAGATGCGCGAGTCGGACACCTGCCGCGCCCACTCGTCCCAGCTGGGCAGCACCTGCGTCGCGGAGACCGGGACGGCCTGGGCGCCGACCCGGACGCCCGCCGCCGGGCGCGGCCCGACCTCGGCCGTCATCACCTCCGCGATCGCGGCGGCGACGGTGCAGTGGCCGCACGGATATTCCGGGAAGTTGGGCGTGCCGAGCAGCGGCACCCAGGCGGGATCGGGCGCGGTCGCGTCGTTGCCGTCGTTGGCGCCGTTGCGGATGGCGGTGATCGGCCGCCAGAAGTTGTAGTGGAACTTGGCCGCGACCATCGCCAGGGCGGCGTCGTCGAACGCCATCTGGTACACGGCGAACATGCGCGCATTCTGCACCGGCGTGCGCCCCGGCGCCTCGGCGGCCAGGCGCAGCGACGGGGTCACGTCGAAGGCCTGGCGATAGCGCGCCATCAGGGTCTGGTACGGCGTCCGCTCGGTGCTGGTCCGGCCGCCCAGCCGCCGCACTTCGTCGTAGTCGCGCGCCCAGGTGGGGCTGGTGAGCGCCGGCGGCGGCGGCGGCCGGAGCGCCTCGGCGCTCGGGATGGCCCAGGGGCGGAAGGCGGACATGTACGGCTCGATCTGCGGCAGGCCCGTGGCGACCCACTCGCCGGGCGTGGTGCGGGGGCGGTAGGGCACCTGCTGGATGGCGGGGTCGATGCCGCCCGCCGCGATGGCCGCCGCCGCCGCCTGCTCGCCGATCAGCCGGCCCGCCTCGCGCCGGCGCTCGTCGGGGATGGCGGCCATGGCGATGGCGTAGTTCTCGTCGAGCGCG
This genomic window contains:
- a CDS encoding vanadium-dependent haloperoxidase, which translates into the protein MRRAYLRIAAVAALAVARPAYADTVCDWWELANRLYNPLQASGAPRTPDQDRAVTRAALAMFEALNAIDRRYESYLGFPAGDPSASQDAATATAAYRVLLHAFPAQKTALDENYAIAMAAIPDERRREAGRLIGEQAAAAAIAAGGIDPAIQQVPYRPRTTPGEWVATGLPQIEPYMSAFRPWAIPSAEALRPPPPPALTSPTWARDYDEVRRLGGRTSTERTPYQTLMARYRQAFDVTPSLRLAAEAPGRTPVQNARMFAVYQMAFDDAALAMVAAKFHYNFWRPITAIRNGANDGNDATAPDPAWVPLLGTPNFPEYPCGHCTVAAAIAEVMTAEVGPRPAAGVRVGAQAVPVSATQVLPSWDEWARQVSDSRIYGGVHYRFSNEAGEEIGRRAARAVLEKVMRPLPARRNARR
- a CDS encoding DUF2306 domain-containing protein → MRTMLLVHILGGGLALVAGYVALFSAKGARVHRKSGLLFVCAMVAMGISATVMAAVRGVEGSVLGGLLAAYLVITALTTVRPSTAASRRLDSGLMLLAMGVGVGLVLIGFQALASRGGTRDGVPAAPIFMNGAVALLAGVSDLRVIRSHGLQGTARLARHLWRMCFALFIAAGSFFLGQADELPEPLRIPALLALPVLAVLVAMPYWLWRVRVRRPDRGSVGASAAEPARRTYRTGASVPVG